The genomic DNA CCTCGCTGCCCGAGAAGATCGGCGGCGTGCGCAACTGGGACTACCGCTACTGCTGGGTGCGCGACGCCACTTTCACGCTCTATGCGCTGTTGAGCGCAGGCTACACTGAGGAGGCGCGTGCCTGGCGCCAGTGGCTGCTGCGCGCCGCCGCCGGCCATCCGCAGGAGCTGCAAATCCTCTACGGCCTCGCCGGCGAGCGTCGGATCACCGAGTTCGAGGTCCCGTGGCTCGGGGGCTACGAGGGCAGCCGCCCGGTGCGGATCGGCAATGCGGCACACGAACAATTCCAGCTCGACGTTTACGGCGAGCTGATCGACGCGCTCCACGTCGCGCGGCGCTACGGGATGCGCTGCGATAACGACGCCTGGCAGATGCAGCGCGTGCTGCTCGACTTTCTCGAATCGGCCTGGGAACAGCCCGACGAAGGCATCTGGGAGGTGCGCGGCCCGCGCCGCCCATTCGTCCATTCGCGCGTGATGGCGTGGGTGGCGGTCGATCGCGCGGTCAAGGAGGTCGAGCGGATGGGGGTCGAAGGGCCGCTCGAGCGCTGGCGCGCGCTGCGCGACCGCATCCACGACGACGTCTGCCGCCACGGCTACAACCCGACGCGCCGCGCTTTCGTTCAGTACTACGGCGCGCAGGCGCTCGACGCCGCGTTGCTCATGATTCCGCTGGTCGGCTTCCTGCCCGCGACCGACCCGCGCGTGGTCGGCACGGTCGAGGCGATCCAGCGCGAGCTGATGGCCGACGGGATGGTGCGCCGCTATTCCGAGGCGCAGAATGTTGACGGCCTGCCGCCGGGCGAGGGCGCGTTTTTGCCGTGCACGTTCTGGCTGGTCGATTGCCTGGAAGCGATGGGCCGGCACGAGGAGGCCCATCGCATGTTCACCCGGCTGCTGGAGCTGCGCAACGACGTGGGCCTGCTTGCCGAAGAGTACGACCCGCAGCTCCGCCGCCAGCTCGGCAACTTCCCGCAAGCCTTTTCGCACATCGCCCTCATCAACAGCGCCTGCAACCTGACGATGGCGCACGGTCCGGCGCGCCATCGCGCCTCCACCCACGACCGTCCGCAACGCGCGCGGACCGGAGCGTTGCGAGGCGCTGGAGGGCCCGATGTTGAACCGCGACGAAACTAATGCTCGTTGACGACAATCCGCGAAACGCATAATCAACAAAGGCCTGCACCGGAAGCGGGCGGAGGTGGCGGGATGCGGAGGATGGTGCGTTTTCTGCCGTTGCTTTCTCTGACGGCTTTGCTGCCTGCAGCGATATTGAGTGGGACGGCGGCGGCCGCGGGATGCGCATCGAACCAGCGCAAGCTCGTAATCAGCAACCACAGCTCGCGCAATCTCTGGCTCGGCGGCGGCGGCGGCGCGCTTCGCTCCGTCTGCGTCGTGGACGCCAACACGAGTTGTCTCGCAGCCGCGGACACGATTAACGCTACGACCGGAGCGTGCAGCTGCGGGACACAGCAGGGAACGCTCGCATGCCCGGGAACCGCGCAAAGCACGGGCCCGGGAACCAACGGGGGCCTGAACTGCGCCTGCACCTCGGATGTGGAATGCGGTACCGGCGCGGGCTGCAACCCGAACACCAACCTGTGCTACTTCCTGCTCCCCAGCAACCCGGTGGCGCACTCGGGCGGGTCGAATCCGTTCACCTGGGAGCTCAAGAAGTCCACGAGTCCACCGCGGGTGGGCGGATGGGCCGCATTTTGCCTCGACCGGGCGTCGGTGAGCTGGAACGGCACCACGATTCCGTCCGAGGTATGGTGGAGCGGCGGAATCTTTGCCCGCACCGGTTGCGACCCCGACGGGACCAACTGCGCCACGGGCGACTGCGGCGCGTCGCCCAACTCGAATTGCAGTGCCGGCGTGGGCGGGAGTAACCCTGCAACGATCGCCGAGTTTACCTTGCAGACCAAAGCGAATGACTTTTACGACATCAGCGTGATCAACGGCGCGAACGTCGCCGAACAGATGCAGCCGATTCCCGCGCCGACCGCCGCGCCCGGCTCGGTCTCCGCGGCTTACTGGTGCAAAACCCCGGGGCTGAAGATCTTTCAGGGTGGCAAGTGTAACTGGAAGTTTGCGGAGTACACGCGCAAGGTGCATTATCCTGCCGGCGAGGTGCACAACTATACTTCTTTTCTGATGGGCACCTCACAACGTTGCTCCACCGCGAACACGCCAAACGGGTGCCCGGCTGACTACACCTGCAGCGGCGCGCCCGGCGGATGTTACCTCCGGTGCACTCCGGGGGTTACGACCTGCCCAGGCAGCCTCAAGTGCCTTCCGGCGCAGGACGGTAACGACTACTGTCAATGCAACGCGGAAGCCGCATGCTCGGGTAAGGGTTACTGCGGTACTCAGTTCATTCCGGGGCTGGGTATCTATCTGCAGCAGTGCGGAAGCTTCGACGGCTGGTGGAGCGCTGACGACTTTTGCGGCGCTTACCCCAACGCCGATATCGGTCCGCTCCACTGTGGCGATCTGATAACTGACGGCGACGGCGCGCATCAGACCACGCTCGCTTCGCTGTTTACATGCGCTGCCAAGAACGGCAACAGCGCCGGCAACGCCACTTCCTGCTACAACCAGGGCACCGCGCAGACTTATCCTGCCACCTGCTGCGGATGCGCCACCTACGATCAGGACGATCCCGACGGATTCAGCAGATTTTGGCCCAAGAACGGCACCAGCAAGTGCGCGGCGGTCGGCAACATCAGGGCAAACGACGTGGTTTGGGATGCGGAGATCCAGCCGTGGCTGGTCAACCTCAAGCGGGCATGTCCGACCGCCTATAGCTATCCGTATGACGACCCGACCAGTACGTTTCAATGCCGCGGCAAAGGCGCCGACAATATGCTCGGATATCGGGTGATGTTCCTGAACCTGCCGAAGCCGCCGGCGCCGTAGTGGAGCCCTCCCGGTAGCCGGCGTTCATGCGCGGGTTCACTCTCTGCCGCTCGGAGTAGCCGGCGTGACGGATGACGGCGGCGAGCTTTCGCTCGCGTAACGCGCGCGCAAGCGCCGGGTTCCGCCCTCGCGCTGCCATAGGTCGACCACGAACGAAGTCGAGGCGCACTCGCGCCCGTCGCAGAGCGCGCGCCGGGCTTCCACGAAGCTAACGACGGCGGCCTCACCTATCGTTTCGACCGCCATCTGGCGAATCTCGAATGACCGCACGTTGCCGCTCAGCACCTTGTCCATCCACCGCTCGAGCGGAATCGGAGCGCCCGGCGGCGCGGGCGTCCACTCCTCGAAGTCCGGCGACAGGAGCTTGTTGAGCGCGGCCTTGTCCTTGCGCTGAATCGCGAGGTTGAGTCGCGATTCCAGATCGGAGAATTCGGCGACGAGCCGCGTGGTGGTAACAATGCGCCCGGCCGGGGCCGCCTGCGCAAGGACGGGCGACCGAAGCAGGCAAGGCGCAAGCAGCGCGAGGGAGATCGCGGCGCTCCGCACCGAGAGCGCTCGCAGGAGCGCGGCATAACCCGCTTGATGCATCGCCTCACGGGGAGACGATACGCTTTGCTGAACGGAACACGCTACCTGGTGTAGAAGGGGCCGCCCAACAGCTGCTCGCAGCCGCCGCCGCCTGCGTTTTCCCAGTTCATCTGGATCAGCCAATGCAACCCCGCAATCGTCTGATTGTACACCGAACCGTTGCTTTCAGTCGTGGTTGGCCCGAACTTCCATGCGCACTTGTCGGCGTTCTCGTAGCCGCGCGTGTCGTACCATGCGTTGAGATCGGGGTCGCTGATCATTTCCTCCGACTCATGCGCCATCACTGACGCCATGCCGTCGGCGCCGGTATCATTGTTCGGGCTCGCGCTCGTTTGCCATTCGCACGCCGACGGGCATCGGTCCGGATTGCCGACGAACGAGTACTTGATGTCGTTTCCCCCGATGTTGGCGCGCGTGTGCCAGCCACAATACTGGGTACAGAAACCGGAAGTCTCGGTAACGTCAGAAGAAGTAAGAACAAAGTAGATTCCGTTGGGGTCGCTGGGCAAAGCGCCATTCTTGAGCGCTGTTGCAACCACCGCCTGTACCTGAGAGTCGCTTAGCCTCTTCCCCTGCGAGTAGCTATCAGTGATCGAGCTCGCCAACGCGAGGTCGCCGGAGACGCTGGTTTTGGCGCCGCTGACGACCTCGTAATACGTGCTGTCAATCAACTCGTAGCCCGACCCGCCGATTCCGTTGTTCCCGAAAAGCGTTTCGAGCAGGGCGACGGTAGTTTGGCTGTCCGAGGGCAAAGCTCCGATCGTAGTGTTAGTCCCCCAGTTCCCGTACCAGATGAAATAGACTTTGGGCGTGCCGACCATCACCGGGCCGCCGTGGTAGTTGATGCCGTTGCCCTTGAGGGTCGTCTTGGGCGCGTTGGCTCGCTGCTGCCCCCAGCCCTTGCCGGTGGGAACCAGATGGCTGGCGTCACGCACGGTTTCCGCGCCCGCGTTGGCAATCCAGAACGCGCCTGCAAGCAGAATGGCAATAGTATTGGTCAGGTTTTTTGTAATTCGGCGGTTTTGGAACACGTTGCCCCCCGGGGAAATGAAATTTTAGCTTACGTCGTCGAAGAACTATCCTTCTGTCGTTTTGGATGCAATAACTGCGATGAAGCTTCCCTTGCCCAAGCGCGGCGGTACCGCCGTCTGTGCCGAGCTTGGGCAGATCAGCGGCCTGTGCTATGAGGAAGGCCCGAATTTCGAGGACTTTCCTCTGTGCGGAGGAGGAAGGGGCCCGGTGGCCCCACCGGTCTTCAAAACCGGCTTGGCGGGCATTGCGCTCGCCGGAAGGTTCGACTCCTTCCCCCCTCCGCCAATCGACCTGCCGCGATGAACGAGACGGCTAGCAACGCGCTTCGAAGAGGTCTCATGCTCGCCACGCTCCTGCGTTGAGAGCAGGCGGCCTTTGTTGCGCTACCGCCACGCCTGAGAGCGTCGTGCCTCTTAGCGTCTGTCTTCGAAAGGGAAAGCTTGAAAAAGCCGATGGCGCGACGCTTGCTCAGCTTAGATCGGAAACCTGAGCTGAGGGCGGCTCGCGGAGGGGTCCATCTGACAGCCATGCGAGCCGGGGCGCGGTTACAGCCGCGAAGATAAGGATCTCTGTCCGTGTCCGAAGCGAGGTCCAACTATGTGGCGGATCGGGCTTCTGACCGTCCTGGTCGTCGTGCTGACCAGTGGACTCGGCACAATAATCGTCCTCCTTCGAATCATTCCGCTTGACGCCGACGCGCGCTTTCCTCTGGCGGTGACGTTCAGCGTGATGGTTCTGGCAGGATCAATTGCCAGCGGAGTATTGATGCGGCTGGCGCAACGGGGCTCGTAAAGCCCCTGGTCTGCCGTCCGGGCAAGGCGATGATAGCTGACGAAGAAACTGGGCCCGGCCTCTCGGATACAAGATTTCCTGCCGCGGAAGCATTTCGGCCCGCGCTCGCGGTCGTGAGTTTCGTACTCATGGAAGTTGGCGCTCTGCGCAGCGGTGGAACTCGATTGCTGACCGACCGGGCGTTCGAGGCGGGATTCTTTCTGGGCCTTGTCTGGTGCGGGATAGCGGTGGGCAGACTCCTGGCCGGACTACTCACCGGAGTTTCTCACGCTCAGCGAAGGCGGTAGTCTGAAGCGGCGGGGTGTTCAGCGATGGCCGAGTACCAGGGCTACGTGATCAAACAGAACCCTGATACCGGGAGATGGGAGATCTTCTGGGAGAGTCGCAAGCAGAACGGTGATTTCGCGCGCGAAGCCGACGCCGAGCAGTGGATCGACGATCAGATGCCCCTCAACAGATGATCCGTACGCGCCAGTGCGACGGCTCACTCGTCGGCGCAGATTTCGCAGTCAAGGCAGCCGCCATGAATGCGGCTGAGCTGGCGGGCGAGCTCCGGGTCGGCAAAGCCGACATGCAGGTCGGAGGGATGGCCGCAGGCGCGGCATTTGAGGAGGGCGCGGAAAAGCCTAACCGGCGCCGCCGCGACTGCGGAAAGCTGGGGGGCAGCACTGAACATCTGGGCCATCGTCGAGTTCAGGAGCAGCTAGCGTGCCAAAAAGCGTAATTGCTATGAATCAGCCTATTTAAGGCGCTTTTTGGGCCACAAACATCCTAAGATCGTCCTTCACGTTGCACGATTGCAGCGGGTTGTTGCAGTCTTTGCCTATCCGGGCCGGCGCGGCGCAACGCGTCAAGGATTAAAAACCCCGCTGGAACAAACTGCCCTGTCGGGGCATACTTCACCACGCTCCGGACGCAGGCCGTGCGCCCCGGAACTTCTGAATGGGGACCCAGATGTCACAGGTCAAATTCCTGCTCGACGAGTCCGAGATTCCGACGCACTGGTACAACGTGGTGGCCGACATGCCCAACCCGCCGGCGCCGCCGCTTGGCCCCGACGGCACGCCGATCGGCCCGGACGCGCTGGCAGCGATTTTTCCACCCGCGCTGATCGAACAGGAGGTCTCACGCGAGCGCTGGATCCCGATTCCGGAACCGGTGCGCGAGATATACCGCCTGTGGCGTCCGACGCCGCTTTACCGCGCACTGCGCCTGGAGCAGGCGCTGGGGACGCCGGCCCGCATCTATTACAAGTACGAGGGCGTCAGCCCGGCCGGCTCGCACAAGCCCAACACCTCGGTTGCGCAGGCCTACTTCAACCGCCAAGCCGGGATCCGCCGGCTCGCGACGGAAACCGGCGCCGGCCAGTGGGGCTCAGCGCTCGCGATGGCGGGGCGGATGTTTGGGATCGACGTCCGCGTTTACATGGTGCGAATAAGCTACGAGCAGAAGCCCTTCCGACGATCGATGATGGAGGCATGGGGGGCGGAGGTGCTCGCGAGCCCGTCGACGCAGACCAACTCGGGACGCAAAGTGCTCGCGCGCCAGCCCAACTCGCCGGGCTCACTCGGCATCGCGATTTCCGAGGCGGTCGAAGAGGCAGCCTCGCGCAACGACACCAACTACGCACTGGGCTCGGTGCTCAACCACGTCCTGCTCCATCAGAGCGTGATCGGGCTGGAAGCCAGGAAGCAGTTCGAGAAAGCGGGCGACTATCCCGACGTGATCTTCGCCTGTTGCGGAGGCGGATCCAATTTCGGCGGTACCGCCTTTCCCTTCTTCGCCGATAAGGCGAGCGGACGCACGGTGCGCCTGGTCGCGGTCGAGCCCGAGTCCTGCCCGACGCTGACTCGCGGCCATTACGCCTACGACTCGGGCGACGAGGCCGGGCTCACCCCGCTGATGCTGATGTACACGCTGGGGCGCAGCTTCATCCCCCCCGCGATTCACGCCGGCGGCCTGCGCTACCACGGCGACTCGCCTCTGGTCTCGCAGCTCCATCACGAGGGCCTGGTGGACGCTCTGGCAGTGCCGCAGCGCGCGACCTTCGAGGCCGGGCTCACCTTCGCCCGCACGGAGGGGATCATCCCGGCGCCCGAGACCAACCATGCGATCCGGGCGGCGATTGACGAGGCGCTTCGCTGCAGGCAGAGTGGCGAGCGCAAGACGATCTTCTTAACCCTCTCCGGCCACGGCCATTTCGACATGGCGGCCTACGATCGTTACCTAAGCGGCGGGCTTGAGGATTCTCCGCTTCCCGACGAGGCGATAAAGGCGGCGCTGGCCAGCCTGCCCAAGGTCGCCCAGGCTGCGCGCTGAGGGGCCGGCAAACGCGATGATCAAACCCTACACCGCGGTTGGACTGATCCCGACGGTCCGCGGAATTCGCACCCGCGACGACATCGCGATTAACCTCGAGCACCTCACTCACATGGTCAAGGCGGCCGCGTGGCTCTCAAGCCTCGACCTGCCGGTGCGGCTCATCGCGCTGCCCGAGGGTGCGCTCCAGGCCTTCAACGACGAGGTGCTCGACCTCGACCACGTGCAGTACGCGCGCGAATGCGCGATCGATATTCCGGGCAGGGAGACCGACGCGCTCGGCGCGATCGCGCGCCAGTACAACGTCTACATCATGGCCCAGGCCAAGGCGCGCCATCCCGACTGGAAGGACCGCTTCTTCAACGTCGGCTTCATCCTCGACCCCAAGGGCGAAGTGATTCTGCGCCACTACAAGGTCTCGCCGCTGTTCCCGGTCGAGCATTCGGTCTGTCCGCACGACGTCTTCGACTGGTGGGTCGAGAAGTACGGGTTGACGCTCGACGCCTTCTGGCCGGTGGTGGACACCGAGATTGGGCGGTTGGGGATCATGATGGCGAACGAGGGCTCTTATCCGGAGAACGCGCGGGCGCTCGCGCTCAACGGTGCCGAGGTCGTTTATCGCGGCTCGTACCCCCATCCGGCGACCGGCAACGAGCTGTTCGAGATCCAGAGCCGGGCGCGCGCGCTCGACAACAATATGTATATCGTGGCGCCGAATCTCGGCGCCTACTACCTATTTCCCGACAGCGACGAGGCGATCGACACCTTCGGCGGCCGCTCGTTCGTGATCGACTATCGCGGACGGATCGTCGGCAAACAGGAGTAC from Candidatus Binataceae bacterium includes the following:
- a CDS encoding glycoside hydrolase family 15 protein; protein product: MALRIEDYALIGNMHTAALVGIDGSLDWLCVPRFDSPACFAALLGEPHNGRWLIAPRDQPHSVRRRYRGHTLVLETEFRCAGGAVAVIDFMPVAERTGKVDVVRMLEGRQGRVAMRTELVLRFDYGRVIPWVTRRPYGLRAIAGPDAIQLRSPIALRGEDFRTVGEFEVAAGERVAFVMTRYASHLGEPHGRDPVAMLRETEEWWQQWSARCTLGGPWREAVIRSLITLKALTYRPTGAIVAAPTTSLPEKIGGVRNWDYRYCWVRDATFTLYALLSAGYTEEARAWRQWLLRAAAGHPQELQILYGLAGERRITEFEVPWLGGYEGSRPVRIGNAAHEQFQLDVYGELIDALHVARRYGMRCDNDAWQMQRVLLDFLESAWEQPDEGIWEVRGPRRPFVHSRVMAWVAVDRAVKEVERMGVEGPLERWRALRDRIHDDVCRHGYNPTRRAFVQYYGAQALDAALLMIPLVGFLPATDPRVVGTVEAIQRELMADGMVRRYSEAQNVDGLPPGEGAFLPCTFWLVDCLEAMGRHEEAHRMFTRLLELRNDVGLLAEEYDPQLRRQLGNFPQAFSHIALINSACNLTMAHGPARHRASTHDRPQRARTGALRGAGGPDVEPRRN
- a CDS encoding thaumatin family protein, producing MVRFLPLLSLTALLPAAILSGTAAAAGCASNQRKLVISNHSSRNLWLGGGGGALRSVCVVDANTSCLAAADTINATTGACSCGTQQGTLACPGTAQSTGPGTNGGLNCACTSDVECGTGAGCNPNTNLCYFLLPSNPVAHSGGSNPFTWELKKSTSPPRVGGWAAFCLDRASVSWNGTTIPSEVWWSGGIFARTGCDPDGTNCATGDCGASPNSNCSAGVGGSNPATIAEFTLQTKANDFYDISVINGANVAEQMQPIPAPTAAPGSVSAAYWCKTPGLKIFQGGKCNWKFAEYTRKVHYPAGEVHNYTSFLMGTSQRCSTANTPNGCPADYTCSGAPGGCYLRCTPGVTTCPGSLKCLPAQDGNDYCQCNAEAACSGKGYCGTQFIPGLGIYLQQCGSFDGWWSADDFCGAYPNADIGPLHCGDLITDGDGAHQTTLASLFTCAAKNGNSAGNATSCYNQGTAQTYPATCCGCATYDQDDPDGFSRFWPKNGTSKCAAVGNIRANDVVWDAEIQPWLVNLKRACPTAYSYPYDDPTSTFQCRGKGADNMLGYRVMFLNLPKPPAP
- a CDS encoding nitrilase-related carbon-nitrogen hydrolase translates to MIKPYTAVGLIPTVRGIRTRDDIAINLEHLTHMVKAAAWLSSLDLPVRLIALPEGALQAFNDEVLDLDHVQYARECAIDIPGRETDALGAIARQYNVYIMAQAKARHPDWKDRFFNVGFILDPKGEVILRHYKVSPLFPVEHSVCPHDVFDWWVEKYGLTLDAFWPVVDTEIGRLGIMMANEGSYPENARALALNGAEVVYRGSYPHPATGNELFEIQSRARALDNNMYIVAPNLGAYYLFPDSDEAIDTFGGRSFVIDYRGRIVGKQEYGGVSTYVAGVIDIEALRHHRANAQWDNWLKDLRTELYQLLYKEPIYPKNLYLRREPMKHQEYRKEVIEKQIALMLARGIWKRSSYD
- a CDS encoding nuclear transport factor 2 family protein codes for the protein MHQAGYAALLRALSVRSAAISLALLAPCLLRSPVLAQAAPAGRIVTTTRLVAEFSDLESRLNLAIQRKDKAALNKLLSPDFEEWTPAPPGAPIPLERWMDKVLSGNVRSFEIRQMAVETIGEAAVVSFVEARRALCDGRECASTSFVVDLWQREGGTRRLRARYASESSPPSSVTPATPSGRE
- a CDS encoding TrpB-like pyridoxal phosphate-dependent enzyme → MGTQMSQVKFLLDESEIPTHWYNVVADMPNPPAPPLGPDGTPIGPDALAAIFPPALIEQEVSRERWIPIPEPVREIYRLWRPTPLYRALRLEQALGTPARIYYKYEGVSPAGSHKPNTSVAQAYFNRQAGIRRLATETGAGQWGSALAMAGRMFGIDVRVYMVRISYEQKPFRRSMMEAWGAEVLASPSTQTNSGRKVLARQPNSPGSLGIAISEAVEEAASRNDTNYALGSVLNHVLLHQSVIGLEARKQFEKAGDYPDVIFACCGGGSNFGGTAFPFFADKASGRTVRLVAVEPESCPTLTRGHYAYDSGDEAGLTPLMLMYTLGRSFIPPAIHAGGLRYHGDSPLVSQLHHEGLVDALAVPQRATFEAGLTFARTEGIIPAPETNHAIRAAIDEALRCRQSGERKTIFLTLSGHGHFDMAAYDRYLSGGLEDSPLPDEAIKAALASLPKVAQAAR